A genomic segment from Kiritimatiellia bacterium encodes:
- a CDS encoding PmoA family protein, with amino-acid sequence MALATGATAVVPALQAVPQPYHQISFQRDGLEIARYHFGPELRRPFVFPVIGPAGRVLTRMGHPHDPESHGHHNSVWISHQSVEGVNFWEDRPGPARIAHRRIERLTDGAEEAAVLCQNEWLGTNGAPILLERRRIAVRAMPNREWLLLLDVELRAVAGEVELGATPFGILGVRVAKTLGVKDGGGTIRNSEGGVNEAGVFRRPAKWVDYTGPVAPGIVEGLTLLDHPENPNHPTPFHVRDDGWMGPCLTLRGPLVVREEPPLRLRYGLYVHSGMPAPSRLEEVWRWFADLPRDAEPSVRRGSQ; translated from the coding sequence ATGGCCCTTGCGACTGGGGCGACGGCGGTAGTACCGGCGCTGCAGGCGGTCCCGCAGCCCTACCATCAGATTTCTTTTCAGCGAGACGGTTTGGAGATCGCCCGTTATCACTTCGGGCCGGAGCTCCGCCGCCCGTTCGTGTTTCCAGTCATCGGCCCGGCGGGGCGCGTCCTTACGCGCATGGGACATCCCCACGATCCGGAGAGCCATGGGCATCACAACTCCGTTTGGATCTCACACCAGTCGGTGGAGGGGGTGAACTTTTGGGAGGACCGCCCCGGGCCGGCGCGGATCGCGCACCGGCGGATCGAGCGTTTGACGGACGGGGCGGAAGAGGCCGCGGTGCTCTGCCAAAATGAGTGGCTGGGCACCAACGGCGCGCCGATTCTGCTCGAGCGGCGCCGGATCGCGGTACGCGCGATGCCGAATCGCGAGTGGCTTCTCTTGCTCGACGTTGAGCTGCGGGCGGTCGCCGGTGAGGTTGAACTTGGTGCCACACCGTTTGGCATCCTCGGAGTGCGGGTGGCGAAGACCCTCGGCGTGAAGGATGGGGGAGGGACCATTCGCAATTCCGAAGGCGGCGTCAACGAAGCCGGCGTCTTCCGGCGTCCCGCGAAGTGGGTGGATTACACCGGTCCGGTTGCACCCGGCATTGTGGAGGGGTTGACCTTGCTCGATCACCCCGAGAATCCGAACCATCCAACACCCTTTCATGTGCGGGATGATGGGTGGATGGGACCATGCCTTACGCTGCGAGGGCCGCTGGTGGTGCGCGAAGAGCCGCCGCTGCGCTTGCGGTACGGACTCTACGTGCACTCGGGCATGCCAGCGCCGTCACGACTTGAGGAAGTATGGCGCTGGTTCGCCGACTTGCCGCGGGATGCCGAACCATCGGTCCGACGAGGGAGCCAGTAG
- a CDS encoding ammonia-forming cytochrome c nitrite reductase subunit c552: MMVPVRCWRSAAAIGAIGAAAAGGEVPLSAIFTGSSACRDCHPRFYELWESSHHGRAMQPVGAVLARGELTPHETPLEIPPYRYQMRLEGNRADMLEEGPEGRKTYPVLYTLGGKNVFYFLTLLDGGRLQVMPVAYDVVGRRWIDTTGSMVRHAEGLNDEALYWKERPLTFNTSCFDCHVSQMSRGYDPATDSYRTTWNEPGINCEVCHGPGAEHVRRFREAQQRGEPPPTNLFLIRMKDLTPQQRNDACSPCHAKMRPLTPQYIPGQRFWDHYDLVTWEHPDYYPDGRDLGENYTLGSWLMSPCARKGGMDCLHCHTSSGRYRFRGETANHACLPCHRERVENAAAHTHHPVGSKGNECVSCHMPMTWFAQMRRSDHSMRPPAPAATIAFGSPNACNLCHSNQTPQWADTKVREWRTRDYQAPVLALGRLVQAARSNDWSRLPAILEYLGRPDAEVMAAASLLRLLADCPDPRAAAAARQRLAIDPSPLVRAAATELLGRQRDAPPNRAALFAGCRDEARLVRIRSALALSGAVGPADPEPDRTAWSAAIAEYRASLDCRPDDWASHYNLGNLHLDQGDPRAAVAAFAAAVRIAPEQPMAWVNGAIAHARAGDLAQSEQWLRRALAIAPTNAVANFNLALAVAERGRLDEAETLLRRALASDPRMAEAAYNLGVLLGRRSPAEAIEWTARAVRFRPADPRYRWTHAFYLHRAGRIAEARAELEDLMQRRPVFPDAVILLGEIYETEGRAADARKIYELALQDPALPSDAVRTIRARLRAMR; encoded by the coding sequence ATGATGGTGCCGGTCCGGTGTTGGCGGAGCGCGGCGGCGATCGGTGCGATCGGGGCGGCCGCAGCGGGGGGCGAGGTCCCCCTGAGCGCGATCTTCACCGGTTCCTCCGCCTGCCGCGACTGCCACCCGCGCTTCTACGAGCTCTGGGAGTCGTCGCACCACGGTCGCGCGATGCAGCCGGTCGGCGCGGTGCTTGCGCGCGGCGAATTGACCCCGCACGAAACACCGCTCGAGATCCCGCCGTACCGCTACCAGATGAGGCTGGAGGGCAATCGCGCTGACATGCTGGAAGAAGGGCCGGAGGGGCGAAAGACCTACCCGGTGCTGTACACGCTGGGCGGAAAAAACGTGTTCTACTTCCTCACGCTGCTGGACGGCGGACGCCTGCAGGTGATGCCGGTCGCCTACGACGTGGTCGGCCGGCGCTGGATCGACACCACTGGCAGCATGGTGCGCCACGCGGAAGGTCTGAACGACGAGGCGCTGTACTGGAAGGAACGGCCACTGACGTTCAACACCTCCTGCTTTGACTGCCACGTCAGCCAGATGTCCCGCGGCTACGACCCGGCGACCGACTCCTACCGCACCACCTGGAACGAGCCCGGCATCAACTGTGAGGTCTGCCACGGCCCCGGCGCTGAACACGTCCGCCGCTTCCGCGAAGCGCAGCAGCGCGGCGAACCGCCGCCCACGAACCTGTTTCTGATCCGAATGAAGGACCTCACGCCGCAGCAGCGCAACGACGCTTGTTCGCCCTGCCACGCAAAAATGCGGCCGCTGACGCCGCAGTACATCCCTGGCCAACGGTTTTGGGACCACTACGACCTGGTCACCTGGGAACACCCGGACTACTACCCTGACGGGCGCGACCTCGGCGAAAACTACACCCTGGGCTCCTGGTTGATGAGCCCCTGCGCGCGCAAGGGGGGCATGGACTGTCTCCACTGCCACACGTCCAGCGGCCGCTACCGCTTTCGCGGAGAAACCGCCAATCACGCCTGTCTGCCCTGCCACCGCGAGCGAGTGGAGAACGCAGCGGCACATACCCACCATCCCGTCGGCAGCAAGGGCAACGAGTGTGTGTCCTGCCACATGCCGATGACGTGGTTCGCCCAAATGCGCCGCAGCGATCATTCGATGCGCCCTCCCGCACCGGCCGCAACGATCGCGTTCGGCTCGCCGAACGCCTGCAACCTCTGCCACTCGAACCAGACGCCCCAGTGGGCCGACACGAAGGTGCGGGAGTGGCGCACGCGTGATTACCAGGCGCCGGTGCTCGCGCTCGGCCGGCTTGTGCAAGCGGCCCGTTCCAACGACTGGTCGCGGCTGCCGGCGATCCTCGAGTATCTGGGCCGACCCGATGCGGAAGTGATGGCCGCCGCCTCGTTGCTGCGCCTGCTGGCGGACTGCCCCGACCCGCGCGCCGCAGCGGCCGCCCGCCAGCGCCTTGCCATCGACCCCTCACCCCTGGTGCGCGCGGCCGCGACCGAACTGCTCGGACGACAGCGCGACGCTCCCCCCAATCGTGCCGCGCTGTTCGCCGGCTGCCGTGACGAGGCGCGCCTGGTGCGCATCCGCAGCGCGCTGGCTCTGTCCGGCGCGGTCGGACCAGCCGATCCCGAACCCGACCGCACCGCCTGGTCGGCCGCCATCGCGGAATACCGTGCCTCGCTCGACTGTCGGCCGGACGACTGGGCCTCGCACTACAACCTCGGCAATCTCCATCTCGACCAGGGCGACCCGCGCGCGGCGGTCGCCGCGTTCGCTGCCGCGGTGCGGATCGCCCCCGAACAACCCATGGCCTGGGTGAACGGTGCGATCGCGCACGCCCGCGCGGGCGACCTGGCACAAAGCGAGCAATGGCTCCGCCGTGCGCTTGCGATCGCGCCTACCAACGCGGTGGCAAACTTCAACCTCGCTCTCGCCGTCGCGGAGCGCGGCCGCCTCGACGAGGCCGAAACGCTGCTGCGCCGCGCGCTGGCCAGCGATCCACGCATGGCCGAGGCCGCGTACAACCTCGGGGTGCTGCTCGGGCGCCGATCGCCGGCGGAAGCCATCGAGTGGACCGCGCGGGCGGTTCGTTTTCGTCCGGCCGACCCGCGGTATCGCTGGACACATGCGTTCTACCTGCACCGCGCCGGGCGAATCGCGGAGGCGCGCGCGGAGCTTGAAGACCTGATGCAGCGGCGCCCGGTCTTTCCGGACGCGGTGATCCTGCTCGGCGAAATCTACGAAACCGAGGGCCGCGCGGCGGACGCGCGCAAGATCTACGAACTGGCGCTCCAAGACCCGGCACTCCCGTCCGACGCAGTACGCACGATCCGCGCCCGCCTTCGCGCGATGCGATGA
- a CDS encoding DUF1501 domain-containing protein, with the protein MNRREALKTTLVASAGWWLTNRAIAAPAIPTGRAKAVIQIWMWGGPCHIDTFDPKPNAGHDYCGDLDKDIPTNVDGIRINANLPLLAKQADKFSIIRSLTHGNNAHETASYIVQTGRKAGDGQVWPSAGAVVSYFKGYNGGYKGLIPPYVVLTRPQGRFSEAGFLGNRYKPFATGGDPASRTRFVVEGVVAEGITEERQRARRDLMLGLDQLRARRREDPAVAELERADAQAYDLILGDAGKVFDLSEEKEELRERYGRTRFGQSCLVARRLVERGVPYVTINYEGWDTHKLHFQAMRRMLPDLDRGMATLIEDLHQRGLLDSTIIWWSGEFGRTPRVQWEPPWNGGRNHFGRVFCAVVAGGGFKGGRVVGKTDEKGENLVERPVYPWDLLGTMYALLGIDGAAKLPHPQGKPVTVSPQPDEGYESGGLLTELV; encoded by the coding sequence ATGAACCGGCGCGAAGCGCTGAAAACCACACTGGTCGCCTCCGCCGGCTGGTGGCTGACGAACCGCGCGATCGCGGCGCCCGCCATCCCGACCGGCCGGGCAAAAGCGGTGATTCAAATCTGGATGTGGGGCGGCCCCTGCCACATCGACACGTTCGACCCGAAACCGAACGCCGGCCACGACTACTGCGGCGATCTGGACAAGGACATTCCGACGAACGTGGACGGCATTCGGATCAACGCGAACCTGCCGTTGCTGGCGAAACAGGCGGACAAGTTTTCGATCATCCGCAGCCTCACGCACGGCAACAACGCGCACGAGACCGCATCGTACATCGTGCAGACCGGTCGCAAAGCGGGCGACGGCCAGGTGTGGCCCAGCGCGGGCGCAGTCGTCTCCTACTTCAAGGGGTACAACGGCGGCTACAAGGGGCTGATTCCGCCCTACGTCGTGCTGACGCGTCCGCAGGGCCGCTTCTCGGAAGCCGGTTTTCTTGGCAACCGCTACAAGCCGTTTGCGACCGGCGGCGACCCGGCGAGCCGGACCCGGTTCGTCGTGGAGGGGGTAGTGGCGGAGGGGATCACCGAGGAGCGTCAGCGGGCGCGGCGGGACCTGATGCTGGGGCTCGACCAGCTGCGCGCGCGCCGACGGGAAGACCCGGCGGTCGCCGAGCTGGAGCGCGCAGATGCGCAAGCCTACGACCTGATTCTCGGTGACGCGGGCAAGGTGTTTGACCTGAGCGAGGAGAAAGAGGAGCTGCGCGAACGGTACGGCCGTACCCGCTTCGGCCAGTCCTGCCTGGTCGCGCGCCGCCTGGTCGAACGCGGCGTGCCGTACGTGACCATCAACTATGAGGGCTGGGACACGCACAAGCTGCACTTCCAGGCAATGCGCCGGATGTTGCCGGATCTCGACCGCGGCATGGCCACGTTGATCGAGGACCTGCACCAGCGTGGGCTGCTGGACTCCACGATCATCTGGTGGAGTGGCGAGTTTGGACGCACGCCGCGCGTGCAGTGGGAACCGCCCTGGAATGGCGGCCGCAACCATTTCGGCCGGGTCTTCTGCGCGGTGGTCGCCGGTGGCGGCTTCAAGGGCGGCCGCGTGGTCGGCAAAACCGACGAAAAAGGCGAGAACCTCGTGGAGCGGCCGGTGTATCCCTGGGATCTGCTCGGCACAATGTACGCGCTGCTGGGGATTGACGGCGCGGCGAAACTGCCGCACCCGCAGGGCAAGCCCGTCACCGTCAGCCCGCAGCCGGACGAGGGTTACGAGAGCGGCGGGCTGCTGACCGAGCTGGTGTAG
- a CDS encoding PPC domain-containing protein has product MTSAVPLQIGRARTPLAAVLAVATATAQVREPHAGYIFPAGGMRGTTFEAVLGGQYIEGATNLLVSGGGVSAQILRHVRLLAPQQLNGIRNNFEKYIQLVDMGRTNAQRKAEAEELKQRLIAQLREIGIDEFSMRALQEYRRMMSDPKRQVNPAISEYVKLRITIAPDATPGDREVRMIGALGMTNPLRFQVGVLPEKTEKEPNDTGPNVVAGELPLVLNGQIMPGDVDRFRIRARKGERLVAWAQARALIPYLADAVPGWFQAVLSLRDLEGRELAYCDDNRFDPDPVISVEIPADGEYDLEIRDAIYRGREDFVYRIAVGRIPYIQGIYPLGGPLGRPTTVQLTGWNLPNSAIPFTPAAAGVQKVAVRAGELLSNWQPFLADTWPELYEREPNDDSARATAVVAPVIANGRIGAPGDRDVYRFEASAGVKVVAEVFARRLNSPLDSLLRIADAAGREIAANDDFNDKGAGLVTHQADSRIEVTMPSNGVYTVTVADAQGKGGPDYAYRLRLGVPRPDFELRVVPATVNVRPGQTVALTVHVLRRDGFDGPVELRLTSPTNGWSLTGARIPAGADHVRVTLTGPATARGTEPVALKMEGVATISGREVRRAATPADDLMQAFFYRHLVPAESWLAWTVSSRFGPMPPVQLVGATPVRLSPGATASVRVRVPMGAGRRRFQLDLSDPPEGIGLDKANWSSDQVELLFKADPEKAKAGTSGNLIVEILADAGGRRVPVGVLPAIPFEIVRN; this is encoded by the coding sequence ATGACCTCGGCGGTTCCATTGCAGATCGGGCGTGCACGAACGCCCCTGGCGGCCGTGCTGGCGGTCGCCACCGCCACCGCGCAGGTGCGCGAGCCGCACGCGGGCTACATCTTCCCGGCCGGCGGCATGCGAGGCACCACTTTCGAGGCTGTCCTCGGCGGGCAGTACATCGAGGGGGCAACGAATTTGCTCGTCAGCGGCGGCGGCGTATCGGCGCAGATTCTGCGGCACGTGCGGCTGCTCGCGCCGCAGCAGCTGAACGGGATTCGAAACAACTTCGAGAAGTACATCCAGCTCGTCGACATGGGGCGCACAAATGCGCAGCGGAAGGCGGAGGCCGAAGAGCTGAAACAGCGCCTGATCGCGCAGTTGCGCGAAATCGGCATCGACGAATTCAGCATGCGGGCGCTGCAGGAGTACCGCCGCATGATGAGCGATCCGAAGCGCCAGGTGAACCCGGCGATTTCGGAGTACGTGAAACTGCGGATCACGATCGCGCCCGACGCCACGCCGGGCGACCGGGAGGTCCGGATGATCGGCGCGCTCGGCATGACCAACCCGCTGCGGTTCCAGGTGGGCGTGCTGCCGGAAAAAACTGAAAAGGAGCCGAACGACACCGGCCCGAACGTCGTCGCTGGTGAGCTGCCGTTGGTGCTGAACGGCCAAATCATGCCGGGCGACGTGGACCGCTTCCGCATTCGCGCCCGCAAGGGGGAACGTCTGGTCGCCTGGGCCCAGGCCCGCGCGCTGATCCCCTACCTAGCCGACGCAGTCCCCGGGTGGTTTCAGGCGGTGCTCTCGCTGCGCGACCTCGAGGGGCGCGAGCTCGCGTACTGCGACGACAACCGCTTCGATCCCGACCCCGTCATCTCCGTCGAGATCCCGGCCGACGGCGAGTACGACCTCGAAATCCGCGACGCGATCTACCGCGGTCGCGAGGACTTCGTCTACCGGATTGCGGTGGGCCGCATCCCGTACATCCAGGGGATCTACCCGCTGGGTGGCCCGCTCGGCCGGCCGACGACCGTTCAGCTGACCGGCTGGAACCTGCCGAATTCCGCGATCCCGTTCACCCCCGCCGCAGCGGGCGTTCAGAAAGTCGCCGTGCGGGCCGGCGAGCTCCTCTCGAACTGGCAGCCGTTCCTGGCCGACACCTGGCCGGAACTGTATGAGCGCGAACCCAACGATGACAGTGCGCGCGCCACCGCGGTCGTCGCGCCGGTGATCGCGAACGGCCGCATCGGCGCCCCCGGCGACCGCGACGTGTATCGGTTCGAAGCCAGCGCCGGCGTGAAGGTCGTTGCCGAGGTCTTCGCGCGCCGCCTGAATTCGCCACTCGATTCCCTGCTGCGGATCGCCGACGCGGCCGGCCGCGAAATCGCGGCAAACGACGACTTCAATGACAAGGGCGCAGGTCTGGTCACTCACCAGGCGGACTCTCGCATCGAGGTGACGATGCCGAGCAATGGTGTCTACACCGTCACGGTCGCCGACGCCCAGGGCAAGGGCGGCCCCGATTACGCCTATCGGCTGCGCTTGGGCGTGCCTCGGCCGGACTTCGAGCTGAGAGTCGTGCCCGCCACCGTGAATGTTCGACCGGGCCAGACCGTCGCGCTCACCGTGCACGTGTTGCGGCGCGATGGTTTTGACGGCCCGGTCGAGCTCCGGTTGACGAGTCCGACGAACGGCTGGTCGCTGACCGGCGCTCGGATCCCGGCCGGCGCCGATCATGTTCGGGTGACACTCACCGGCCCCGCGACCGCGCGCGGCACCGAACCGGTGGCGCTGAAGATGGAAGGTGTCGCCACTATCAGTGGGCGCGAGGTGCGGCGGGCTGCGACGCCGGCGGACGATCTGATGCAAGCGTTTTTCTACCGGCATCTGGTCCCCGCGGAGTCATGGCTAGCATGGACGGTATCGTCGCGGTTTGGCCCGATGCCACCTGTCCAGCTCGTCGGTGCAACTCCGGTGCGGCTGAGCCCGGGTGCGACCGCCTCCGTCCGTGTCCGGGTCCCCATGGGCGCGGGTCGACGCCGGTTCCAGCTGGACCTTAGCGACCCGCCCGAGGGGATCGGGTTGGACAAGGCCAACTGGAGCAGTGACCAGGTGGAGCTGCTGTTCAAAGCCGATCCGGAAAAGGCGAAGGCCGGCACGAGCGGGAATTTGATCGTGGAGATTCTTGCGGACGCGGGCGGTCGGCGCGTGCCGGTGGGGGTATTGCCCGCGATTCCTTTTGAAATTGTCCGCAACTAG
- a CDS encoding bifunctional chorismate-binding protein/class IV aminotransferase, with the protein MRRRSAVVPIRFRDPDRGVEWRFWATDVLCANRLADVFPLLEEVAAATRRGWWAAGFLAYDAAPALDPAMRVRGGWRGPLAWFALAHAPRTTPALPPARPPAPPRVQWHPRPGSLTFRAAVAEIRRRIAAGRVYQINYTIRWCARLAPHIAPRWFAALLAAQPRSFAALIRTATWTVLSVSPELFFRLEGTHIESRPMKGTRPRAPDAAGDQQRRWELAASPKDRAENVMILDMVRNDLGRIARPGSVTVPALWTVERHPTVWQMTSTAAAKTDAPLPEIFRALFPAASITGAPKIEAMRTIAELERAPRGLYTGAIGVVAPRRRAVFSVAIRTIWHAHHRASARYGAGCGIVWDSEPHREWREAADKTRVLQHRWPRFDLLETLLWRPNHGYRYLRAHLARLRASAEYFERRFDPAGVRSSLARAVHGAATPLRVRLRLDPQGRASVQAEPLRNGPAVRIVGLARTPVRSDDPFLHHKTTHREVYERARRERPECDDAILVNERGEITESTIANVVVRRNGEWLTPDARCGLLRGILREVLLAQERIREAVLRPADLRTAEQIWLINSVRGWMPARLRD; encoded by the coding sequence ATGAGACGCCGCTCGGCCGTTGTCCCCATTCGCTTCCGAGACCCCGACCGCGGCGTCGAGTGGCGATTCTGGGCCACGGATGTGTTGTGCGCGAACCGACTTGCCGACGTGTTTCCGCTGCTGGAGGAGGTGGCCGCCGCGACGCGACGGGGCTGGTGGGCGGCGGGTTTTCTCGCGTACGACGCCGCGCCCGCCCTCGACCCGGCGATGCGGGTTCGCGGCGGCTGGCGCGGGCCGCTGGCGTGGTTCGCGCTGGCCCACGCCCCGCGCACCACTCCCGCCCTGCCCCCCGCGCGACCGCCCGCACCGCCGCGCGTGCAGTGGCACCCCCGGCCGGGTTCACTGACGTTTCGCGCCGCGGTCGCGGAAATCCGCCGCCGCATCGCCGCCGGTCGCGTGTACCAGATCAACTACACGATTCGTTGGTGCGCACGGCTGGCACCGCATATCGCACCCCGCTGGTTCGCCGCGCTGCTGGCAGCTCAGCCGCGCTCGTTTGCGGCGCTCATCCGGACCGCCACATGGACAGTCTTGTCGGTCTCACCGGAACTGTTTTTCCGGTTGGAAGGCACCCACATCGAAAGCCGGCCGATGAAAGGCACACGCCCCCGCGCGCCGGACGCGGCCGGTGACCAGCAACGCCGTTGGGAACTGGCCGCCTCGCCGAAAGACCGCGCCGAGAACGTGATGATCCTCGACATGGTCCGCAACGACCTCGGCCGAATCGCGCGGCCCGGCAGCGTGACGGTGCCCGCACTATGGACGGTCGAGCGGCATCCCACCGTCTGGCAGATGACGTCCACCGCCGCGGCGAAAACCGATGCGCCGTTGCCGGAGATCTTCCGCGCGCTGTTCCCGGCCGCCTCGATCACCGGCGCCCCGAAAATCGAGGCGATGCGCACCATCGCGGAGCTCGAACGCGCACCGCGTGGCCTCTACACCGGCGCCATCGGCGTGGTCGCACCGCGCCGCCGCGCCGTCTTCAGCGTCGCCATCCGTACCATCTGGCACGCTCACCACCGCGCAAGCGCCCGGTATGGCGCCGGCTGCGGAATCGTCTGGGACTCCGAGCCGCACCGGGAGTGGCGTGAGGCGGCCGACAAGACCCGCGTGCTCCAGCACCGATGGCCCCGCTTCGATCTGCTAGAGACCCTTTTGTGGCGGCCGAACCACGGCTACCGCTACCTGCGCGCCCACCTCGCGCGGCTTCGCGCCAGCGCTGAGTACTTCGAACGGCGCTTCGATCCGGCGGGCGTTCGTTCCTCGCTCGCCCGCGCAGTGCATGGCGCCGCCACCCCTCTGCGGGTACGGCTGCGGCTCGATCCGCAAGGACGCGCATCGGTCCAGGCAGAACCGTTACGCAACGGCCCCGCCGTTCGAATCGTTGGTCTCGCGCGCACCCCGGTGCGATCGGACGACCCGTTCCTACACCACAAAACCACCCACCGCGAAGTCTATGAGCGCGCGCGCCGGGAGCGGCCCGAGTGCGACGATGCGATCCTTGTGAACGAACGCGGCGAGATCACCGAGAGCACCATCGCCAATGTCGTGGTACGGCGAAACGGCGAGTGGTTGACGCCGGACGCCCGTTGCGGCCTGCTCCGAGGCATCCTTCGGGAAGTGCTTCTGGCGCAGGAACGAATCCGCGAAGCGGTGCTGCGGCCGGCCGACCTGCGCACCGCAGAACAGATCTGGCTGATCAACTCCGTTCGCGGCTGGATGCCGGCGCGCCTGCGCGATTGA